The Mycobacterium paragordonae genome includes a region encoding these proteins:
- a CDS encoding ParA family protein → MSAIGVAATSAEAHNPTVNVSRETSTEFDTPIGAAAERAVRVLHATHEPLPRPQQRRLFTIANQKGGVGKTTTAVNLAAALAVQGLKTLVIDLDPQGNASTALGIADRQSGTPSSYEVLIGEVTLREALRRSPHSDRLFCVPATIDLAGAEIELVSMVARENRLRNALAELDDFDFDYVFIDCPPSLGLLTINALVAAPEVLIPIQCEYYALEGVSQLMRNIEMVKAHLNPQLDVTTVILTMYDGRTKLADQVAEEVRRYFGDKVLRTVIPRSVKVSEAPGYSMTIIDYDPGSRGAMSYLDASRELAQRGRSSAGRG, encoded by the coding sequence TTGAGCGCCATCGGAGTGGCGGCAACGTCCGCGGAAGCGCACAATCCCACAGTGAATGTTTCACGTGAAACATCGACCGAATTCGACACCCCGATCGGCGCCGCGGCCGAACGCGCGGTCCGGGTCTTGCACGCCACCCACGAACCGCTACCGCGGCCGCAACAGCGGCGGCTGTTCACCATCGCGAACCAGAAGGGCGGGGTGGGGAAGACCACGACCGCGGTCAACCTCGCGGCGGCCCTGGCGGTTCAAGGACTCAAGACTCTCGTCATCGATCTCGACCCGCAGGGCAACGCCAGCACCGCGCTCGGCATCGCCGACCGACAGTCCGGCACGCCGTCCTCCTACGAGGTACTGATAGGTGAAGTCACCTTGCGGGAGGCGCTGCGGCGCAGCCCGCACAGCGACAGGTTGTTCTGCGTGCCGGCCACCATCGATCTGGCCGGTGCGGAGATCGAACTCGTCAGCATGGTGGCCCGGGAGAACCGACTGCGCAACGCGCTGGCGGAGCTGGACGACTTCGACTTCGACTACGTCTTCATCGACTGCCCGCCCTCGCTGGGACTGCTCACCATCAATGCCTTGGTTGCGGCCCCCGAGGTGCTCATCCCCATTCAGTGTGAGTACTACGCCCTCGAGGGGGTGTCGCAGCTGATGCGCAACATCGAGATGGTGAAGGCGCACCTGAATCCTCAGCTCGATGTCACCACGGTCATCCTCACGATGTATGACGGCCGCACGAAACTGGCCGACCAGGTTGCCGAGGAAGTGCGGCGCTACTTCGGGGACAAGGTGCTGCGGACGGTGATCCCACGGAGCGTGAAGGTCTCGGAGGCGCCGGGTTACAGCATGACGATCATCGATTACGATCCCGGTTCGCGCGGAGCAATGAGCTACCTCGACGCCAGTCGCGAACTCGCTCAGCGCGGTCGATCATCTGCCGGGAGGGGATAA
- the rsmG gene encoding 16S rRNA (guanine(527)-N(7))-methyltransferase RsmG — MFHVKHVDSREPTQSASVTPPAAAAASAAAEVFGERLGLAERYAEILARAGVERGLLGPREVDRIWDRHILNSAVVAELLDPGARVIDIGSGAGLPGIPLAIARPDLRFVLLEPLLRRSDFLTEVVDELGLAIEVARGRAEERAVRDRLSGADAAVSRAVAALDKLTKWSMPLLRQDGLMVAIKGERAPEEVREHRRVMEASGAVNVRVVRCGVNILEQPATVVVAQRGRPTRGAKR; from the coding sequence ATGTTTCACGTGAAACATGTCGATTCGCGCGAGCCGACGCAGTCCGCGAGCGTGACGCCCCCGGCCGCTGCAGCCGCTTCCGCCGCTGCCGAGGTCTTCGGTGAACGGCTCGGCCTTGCCGAGCGATACGCGGAGATCCTGGCGAGGGCCGGCGTGGAGCGAGGTCTACTCGGGCCCCGGGAAGTAGATCGCATCTGGGACCGGCACATCCTGAATTCAGCCGTCGTCGCGGAGCTGCTGGACCCTGGCGCGCGAGTGATCGACATCGGGAGTGGGGCAGGGTTGCCCGGGATTCCGCTCGCTATCGCCCGACCCGATCTCCGGTTCGTGCTGCTGGAGCCGCTGCTGCGTCGGAGTGATTTCCTGACCGAGGTCGTGGATGAACTCGGGCTGGCGATCGAGGTGGCTCGGGGCCGCGCGGAAGAGCGCGCGGTGCGGGACCGTTTGAGCGGCGCCGACGCGGCGGTATCCCGTGCGGTTGCGGCGTTGGACAAGTTGACGAAGTGGAGTATGCCGTTGCTGAGGCAAGACGGACTGATGGTGGCGATCAAGGGGGAGCGCGCTCCCGAGGAAGTGCGCGAGCACCGGCGTGTGATGGAGGCATCGGGAGCCGTGAATGTCAGGGTGGTGAGGTGTGGCGTGAATATTTTGGAACAGCCCGCAACGGTCGTGGTGGCACAACGGGGACGTCCGACTCGAGGGGCGAAGCGTTGA
- a CDS encoding protein jag codes for MTDADTTELESDAAAPDAENGEAVDESDDLEERLVAEGEIAGDYLEELLDLLDFDGDIDLDVEGNRAVVSIDGSDDLNKLVGRGGEVLDALQELTRLAVHQKTGVRSRLMLDIASWRRRRREELAALGDKVARRVAETGEREALSPMTPFERKIVHDAVAAVAGVHSESEGVEPSRRVVVLRD; via the coding sequence ATGACGGACGCTGACACCACTGAACTCGAATCGGATGCGGCCGCGCCGGACGCCGAGAACGGTGAGGCCGTAGACGAATCGGATGACCTTGAAGAGCGACTGGTCGCCGAGGGCGAGATCGCCGGCGACTATCTGGAAGAACTGCTGGACCTGTTGGACTTCGACGGAGACATCGACCTGGACGTCGAGGGCAACCGTGCGGTGGTGAGCATCGACGGCAGCGACGACCTCAACAAGTTGGTCGGCCGCGGCGGCGAGGTCCTGGACGCCCTGCAGGAGTTGACGCGGCTGGCCGTGCACCAGAAGACCGGTGTGCGCAGCCGCCTGATGCTGGACATCGCGAGCTGGCGGCGCCGGCGCCGTGAGGAGTTGGCGGCGCTGGGGGACAAGGTGGCCCGGCGGGTGGCCGAGACCGGTGAGCGTGAAGCGCTCTCGCCGATGACCCCGTTCGAACGCAAGATCGTGCACGACGCGGTGGCTGCGGTCGCCGGCGTGCACAGCGAGAGCGAGGGCGTGGAGCCGTCGCGCCGCGTCGTCGTGTTGCGTGACTGA